Proteins found in one Salvia splendens isolate huo1 chromosome 10, SspV2, whole genome shotgun sequence genomic segment:
- the LOC121752457 gene encoding uncharacterized protein LOC121752457 isoform X3, whose translation MNSQKQNQDSMLRESIKHFLTSYHTGSSDFSSFESIFFRLIQTMLDPPLEITWFYAAVTFHTAKRNSPSSRVLIAKDLLRLFIRCSNLSSASKKIALLAPVVYDLYSIVCDTRAIEPHERIEVGKLVENLVSHVMVSAGVYNYGSEDAECDNAVVCFEDLVCVWTTDRGGGSCNFGETLRMFFPLLSDGTWKRMNAGCGMRELVGIVLLEVFFLRLYMSFSSGVCREDILKNTRDQAVQTIKGFRNIYFLVLNLMDYQSRGTARDDLLKRSIHNFLVECPKMVSNLSGLVSLYRGLIEKLKDPPLDIVLFYGAVVFHAYKSSSLPPPGILLVAEDLLELVNESSSLFTALRKVAVIAPIAYLLYHLELNFSARDPSLREEIGITVEGMVNYISICCSQYTEEGGQESEYLGGYIMDLVRVWMVDPARDCDKINSWEFFFPTLDNDSQPEVAVYLGYLAGVVMNETLLLRLLLKISPAIDREDLQKNMLNVAIQTIKGFQNFYFLDMLLKMLSGPTLPIVASMSNVDGVLLHKVLYDAVILVDYSFHSGRWVQSSVSQLKKLALAWVLAADRAIEFARAAGDQPRAISYLNAFKECQLVAELIKWVCNQARIFYFNTIPDVTNPRALIQWLLVLNAQGIDIFDHSMAKLYAKAVESGPPELTLRTGGLCLASAKKGSGRKRKEALSGSRKQQIAAASWLRTLPPMMTWTSQDEFPCRMVDLALFVAIQVSASSFSGDVKIQSLQ comes from the exons ATGAACTCTCAGAAACAAAATCAGGATTCCATGTTGAGAGAATCGATCAAGCACTTCTTAACTTCATACCACACCGGCAGCTCGGATTTCTCCTCTTTCGAGTCCATTTTCTTCCGTTTGATCCAGACAATGCTCGACCCCCCACTCGAAATCACTTGGTTCTACGCCGCAGTCACATTTCACACCGCGAAGCGGAACAGTCCCTCCTCTAGGGTGCTGATAGCTAAGGATTTGTTGAGATTATTCATTCGGTGCTCTAATTTGAGTAGCGCGTCGAAGAAGATTGCGCTGTTGGCCCCTGTTGTATATGATTTGTACagtattgtgtgtgatactagGGCGATCGAGCCGCACGAGAGGATTGAGGTTGGGAAATTGGTGGAGAATTTGGTTTCCCACGTGATGGTATCTGCTGGGGTTTACAATTACGGGAGTGAGGATGCAGAGTGTGATAATGCTGTAGTGTGTTTCGAGGATTTGGTCTGTGTTTGGACTACTGATCGAGGTGGGGGGAGTTGCAACTTTGGCGAAACTTTGAGGATGTTCTTCCCTCTTTTGAGTGACGGAACTTGGAAGAGGATGAATGCTGGTTGTGGGATGCGGGAGCTCGTGGGGATCGTTCTGTTGGAAGTGTTCTTTCTAAGGCTTTACATGAGTTTTAGTTCCGGGGTGTGTAGAGAGGATATCCTGAAGAATACACGAGACCAAGCTGTTCAAACAATCAAGGGGTTCCGGAACATCTACTTTTTAG TCTTGAATCTGATGGATTATCAAAGCCGAGGGACAGCTCGTGATGATTTACTCAAACGTTCAATTCACAATTTCTTAGTTGAGTGTCCCAAAATGGTATCAAATCTCTCTGGTTTGGTATCACTGTATCGTGGATTGATTGAGAAGTTAAAGGATCCGCCTCTTGATATTGTGTTATTTTATGGTGCTGTTGTATTTCACGCCTATAAATCAAGCAGTCTGCCGCCCCCAGGGATATTATTGGTTGCTGAGGACTTGCTTGAACTAGTAAATGAATCCTCAAGTTTATTCACCGCATTAAGGaaggttgctgtgattgctccTATTGCTTATCTTCTGTATCACCTAGAGCTTAATTTTTCGGCCAGGGATCCATCCCTCAGAGAAGAGATTGGGATTACTGTAGAGGGAATGGTAAATTACATTAGCATTTGTTGTTCTCAGTATACAGAAGAAGGAGGTCAGGAGTCAGAATATTTAGGGGGTTATATAATGGATTTAGTAAGGGTATGGATGGTGGATCCAGCCAGGGATTGTGACAAAATCAACAGTTGGGAATTTTTCTTTCCTACTTTGGATAATGATTCTCAACCGGAAGTTGCTGTCTACTTGGGTTACCTCGCTGGGGTTGTCATGAATGAGACTCTATTGTTGAGGTTGCTTCTGAAAATCTCTCCTGCAATTGATAGAGAAGACTTGCAGAAAAATATGCTGAATGTGGCTATTCAGACAATAAAGGGGTTtcagaatttctattttctag ATATGCTCCTCAAGATGCTATCAGGACCCACCTTGCCTATTGTAGCCTCAATG AGCAATGTAGATGGAGTTCTTCTACATAAAGTGTTATATGATGCTGTTATTTTGGTCGACTATTCATTTCATTCCGGGAGGTGGGTCCAGTCATCTGTCAGTCAATTGAAGAAGTTGGCACTAGCATGGGTGTTGGCTGCTGACCGCGCCATTGAGTTTGCTAG GGCTGCAGGAGATCAACCTCGGGCCATTTCTTACCTTAATGCTTTCAAAGAATGTCAATTGGTGGCTGAGTTAATAAAGTGGGTCTGTAATCAAGCTAGAATTTTTTACTTTAATACCATACCCGACGTCACCAATCCCAGAGCTCTAATCC AGTGGCTATTGGTCCTTAATGCTCAGGGGATTGATATATTTGATCATAGCATGGCAAAGCTCTATGCAAAGGCAGTGGAGAGTGGGCCACCTGAACTCACACTCCGTACAG GGGGGCTTTGCCTGGCAAGCGCGAAAAAGGGCAGTGGCAGAAAGCGCAAAGAGGCTCTGAGTGGTTCACGCAAACAACAG ATAGCGGCGGCGTCTTGGTTGAGAACATTGCCTCCGATGATGACATGGACCTCGCAGGATGAGTTTCCGTGCAGGATGGTGGATTTGGCCTTGTTCGTTGCAATCCAAGTGTCGGCCTCTTCTTTCTCAGGTGATGTGAAAATACAGTCATTGCAATGA
- the LOC121752457 gene encoding uncharacterized protein LOC121752457 isoform X1 gives MNSQKQNQDSMLRESIKHFLTSYHTGSSDFSSFESIFFRLIQTMLDPPLEITWFYAAVTFHTAKRNSPSSRVLIAKDLLRLFIRCSNLSSASKKIALLAPVVYDLYSIVCDTRAIEPHERIEVGKLVENLVSHVMVSAGVYNYGSEDAECDNAVVCFEDLVCVWTTDRGGGSCNFGETLRMFFPLLSDGTWKRMNAGCGMRELVGIVLLEVFFLRLYMSFSSGVCREDILKNTRDQAVQTIKGFRNIYFLVLNLMDYQSRGTARDDLLKRSIHNFLVECPKMVSNLSGLVSLYRGLIEKLKDPPLDIVLFYGAVVFHAYKSSSLPPPGILLVAEDLLELVNESSSLFTALRKVAVIAPIAYLLYHLELNFSARDPSLREEIGITVEGMVNYISICCSQYTEEGGQESEYLGGYIMDLVRVWMVDPARDCDKINSWEFFFPTLDNDSQPEVAVYLGYLAGVVMNETLLLRLLLKISPAIDREDLQKNMLNVAIQTIKGFQNFYFLDMLLKMLSGPTLPIVASMSNVDGVLLHKVLYDAVILVDYSFHSGRWVQSSVSQLKKLALAWVLAADRAIEFARAAGDQPRAISYLNAFKECQLVAELIKWVCNQARIFYFNTIPDVTNPRALIQWLLVLNAQGIDIFDHSMAKLYAKAVESGPPELTLRTGNLNVPIIDLHTSGESEDREMGNEPDNGALGGLCLASAKKGSGRKRKEALSGSRKQQIAAASWLRTLPPMMTWTSQDEFPCRMVDLALFVAIQVSASSFSGDVKIQSLQ, from the exons ATGAACTCTCAGAAACAAAATCAGGATTCCATGTTGAGAGAATCGATCAAGCACTTCTTAACTTCATACCACACCGGCAGCTCGGATTTCTCCTCTTTCGAGTCCATTTTCTTCCGTTTGATCCAGACAATGCTCGACCCCCCACTCGAAATCACTTGGTTCTACGCCGCAGTCACATTTCACACCGCGAAGCGGAACAGTCCCTCCTCTAGGGTGCTGATAGCTAAGGATTTGTTGAGATTATTCATTCGGTGCTCTAATTTGAGTAGCGCGTCGAAGAAGATTGCGCTGTTGGCCCCTGTTGTATATGATTTGTACagtattgtgtgtgatactagGGCGATCGAGCCGCACGAGAGGATTGAGGTTGGGAAATTGGTGGAGAATTTGGTTTCCCACGTGATGGTATCTGCTGGGGTTTACAATTACGGGAGTGAGGATGCAGAGTGTGATAATGCTGTAGTGTGTTTCGAGGATTTGGTCTGTGTTTGGACTACTGATCGAGGTGGGGGGAGTTGCAACTTTGGCGAAACTTTGAGGATGTTCTTCCCTCTTTTGAGTGACGGAACTTGGAAGAGGATGAATGCTGGTTGTGGGATGCGGGAGCTCGTGGGGATCGTTCTGTTGGAAGTGTTCTTTCTAAGGCTTTACATGAGTTTTAGTTCCGGGGTGTGTAGAGAGGATATCCTGAAGAATACACGAGACCAAGCTGTTCAAACAATCAAGGGGTTCCGGAACATCTACTTTTTAG TCTTGAATCTGATGGATTATCAAAGCCGAGGGACAGCTCGTGATGATTTACTCAAACGTTCAATTCACAATTTCTTAGTTGAGTGTCCCAAAATGGTATCAAATCTCTCTGGTTTGGTATCACTGTATCGTGGATTGATTGAGAAGTTAAAGGATCCGCCTCTTGATATTGTGTTATTTTATGGTGCTGTTGTATTTCACGCCTATAAATCAAGCAGTCTGCCGCCCCCAGGGATATTATTGGTTGCTGAGGACTTGCTTGAACTAGTAAATGAATCCTCAAGTTTATTCACCGCATTAAGGaaggttgctgtgattgctccTATTGCTTATCTTCTGTATCACCTAGAGCTTAATTTTTCGGCCAGGGATCCATCCCTCAGAGAAGAGATTGGGATTACTGTAGAGGGAATGGTAAATTACATTAGCATTTGTTGTTCTCAGTATACAGAAGAAGGAGGTCAGGAGTCAGAATATTTAGGGGGTTATATAATGGATTTAGTAAGGGTATGGATGGTGGATCCAGCCAGGGATTGTGACAAAATCAACAGTTGGGAATTTTTCTTTCCTACTTTGGATAATGATTCTCAACCGGAAGTTGCTGTCTACTTGGGTTACCTCGCTGGGGTTGTCATGAATGAGACTCTATTGTTGAGGTTGCTTCTGAAAATCTCTCCTGCAATTGATAGAGAAGACTTGCAGAAAAATATGCTGAATGTGGCTATTCAGACAATAAAGGGGTTtcagaatttctattttctag ATATGCTCCTCAAGATGCTATCAGGACCCACCTTGCCTATTGTAGCCTCAATG AGCAATGTAGATGGAGTTCTTCTACATAAAGTGTTATATGATGCTGTTATTTTGGTCGACTATTCATTTCATTCCGGGAGGTGGGTCCAGTCATCTGTCAGTCAATTGAAGAAGTTGGCACTAGCATGGGTGTTGGCTGCTGACCGCGCCATTGAGTTTGCTAG GGCTGCAGGAGATCAACCTCGGGCCATTTCTTACCTTAATGCTTTCAAAGAATGTCAATTGGTGGCTGAGTTAATAAAGTGGGTCTGTAATCAAGCTAGAATTTTTTACTTTAATACCATACCCGACGTCACCAATCCCAGAGCTCTAATCC AGTGGCTATTGGTCCTTAATGCTCAGGGGATTGATATATTTGATCATAGCATGGCAAAGCTCTATGCAAAGGCAGTGGAGAGTGGGCCACCTGAACTCACACTCCGTACAGGTAATCTCAATGTGCCTATCATTGATCTCCACACGAGTGGTGAAAGTGAGGACAGAGAAATGGGCAATGAGCCTGACAACGGTGCTCTAGGGGGGCTTTGCCTGGCAAGCGCGAAAAAGGGCAGTGGCAGAAAGCGCAAAGAGGCTCTGAGTGGTTCACGCAAACAACAG ATAGCGGCGGCGTCTTGGTTGAGAACATTGCCTCCGATGATGACATGGACCTCGCAGGATGAGTTTCCGTGCAGGATGGTGGATTTGGCCTTGTTCGTTGCAATCCAAGTGTCGGCCTCTTCTTTCTCAGGTGATGTGAAAATACAGTCATTGCAATGA
- the LOC121752457 gene encoding uncharacterized protein LOC121752457 isoform X5 translates to MNSQKQNQDSMLRESIKHFLTSYHTGSSDFSSFESIFFRLIQTMLDPPLEITWFYAAVTFHTAKRNSPSSRVLIAKDLLRLFIRCSNLSSASKKIALLAPVVYDLYSIVCDTRAIEPHERIEVGKLVENLVSHVMVSAGVYNYGSEDAECDNAVVCFEDLVCVWTTDRGGGSCNFGETLRMFFPLLSDGTWKRMNAGCGMRELVGIVLLEVFFLRLYMSFSSGVCREDILKNTRDQAVQTIKGFRNIYFLGILLVAEDLLELVNESSSLFTALRKVAVIAPIAYLLYHLELNFSARDPSLREEIGITVEGMVNYISICCSQYTEEGGQESEYLGGYIMDLVRVWMVDPARDCDKINSWEFFFPTLDNDSQPEVAVYLGYLAGVVMNETLLLRLLLKISPAIDREDLQKNMLNVAIQTIKGFQNFYFLDMLLKMLSGPTLPIVASMSNVDGVLLHKVLYDAVILVDYSFHSGRWVQSSVSQLKKLALAWVLAADRAIEFARAAGDQPRAISYLNAFKECQLVAELIKWVCNQARIFYFNTIPDVTNPRALIQWLLVLNAQGIDIFDHSMAKLYAKAVESGPPELTLRTGNLNVPIIDLHTSGESEDREMGNEPDNGALGGLCLASAKKGSGRKRKEALSGSRKQQIAAASWLRTLPPMMTWTSQDEFPCRMVDLALFVAIQVSASSFSGDVKIQSLQ, encoded by the exons ATGAACTCTCAGAAACAAAATCAGGATTCCATGTTGAGAGAATCGATCAAGCACTTCTTAACTTCATACCACACCGGCAGCTCGGATTTCTCCTCTTTCGAGTCCATTTTCTTCCGTTTGATCCAGACAATGCTCGACCCCCCACTCGAAATCACTTGGTTCTACGCCGCAGTCACATTTCACACCGCGAAGCGGAACAGTCCCTCCTCTAGGGTGCTGATAGCTAAGGATTTGTTGAGATTATTCATTCGGTGCTCTAATTTGAGTAGCGCGTCGAAGAAGATTGCGCTGTTGGCCCCTGTTGTATATGATTTGTACagtattgtgtgtgatactagGGCGATCGAGCCGCACGAGAGGATTGAGGTTGGGAAATTGGTGGAGAATTTGGTTTCCCACGTGATGGTATCTGCTGGGGTTTACAATTACGGGAGTGAGGATGCAGAGTGTGATAATGCTGTAGTGTGTTTCGAGGATTTGGTCTGTGTTTGGACTACTGATCGAGGTGGGGGGAGTTGCAACTTTGGCGAAACTTTGAGGATGTTCTTCCCTCTTTTGAGTGACGGAACTTGGAAGAGGATGAATGCTGGTTGTGGGATGCGGGAGCTCGTGGGGATCGTTCTGTTGGAAGTGTTCTTTCTAAGGCTTTACATGAGTTTTAGTTCCGGGGTGTGTAGAGAGGATATCCTGAAGAATACACGAGACCAAGCTGTTCAAACAATCAAGGGGTTCCGGAACATCTACTTTTTAG GGATATTATTGGTTGCTGAGGACTTGCTTGAACTAGTAAATGAATCCTCAAGTTTATTCACCGCATTAAGGaaggttgctgtgattgctccTATTGCTTATCTTCTGTATCACCTAGAGCTTAATTTTTCGGCCAGGGATCCATCCCTCAGAGAAGAGATTGGGATTACTGTAGAGGGAATGGTAAATTACATTAGCATTTGTTGTTCTCAGTATACAGAAGAAGGAGGTCAGGAGTCAGAATATTTAGGGGGTTATATAATGGATTTAGTAAGGGTATGGATGGTGGATCCAGCCAGGGATTGTGACAAAATCAACAGTTGGGAATTTTTCTTTCCTACTTTGGATAATGATTCTCAACCGGAAGTTGCTGTCTACTTGGGTTACCTCGCTGGGGTTGTCATGAATGAGACTCTATTGTTGAGGTTGCTTCTGAAAATCTCTCCTGCAATTGATAGAGAAGACTTGCAGAAAAATATGCTGAATGTGGCTATTCAGACAATAAAGGGGTTtcagaatttctattttctag ATATGCTCCTCAAGATGCTATCAGGACCCACCTTGCCTATTGTAGCCTCAATG AGCAATGTAGATGGAGTTCTTCTACATAAAGTGTTATATGATGCTGTTATTTTGGTCGACTATTCATTTCATTCCGGGAGGTGGGTCCAGTCATCTGTCAGTCAATTGAAGAAGTTGGCACTAGCATGGGTGTTGGCTGCTGACCGCGCCATTGAGTTTGCTAG GGCTGCAGGAGATCAACCTCGGGCCATTTCTTACCTTAATGCTTTCAAAGAATGTCAATTGGTGGCTGAGTTAATAAAGTGGGTCTGTAATCAAGCTAGAATTTTTTACTTTAATACCATACCCGACGTCACCAATCCCAGAGCTCTAATCC AGTGGCTATTGGTCCTTAATGCTCAGGGGATTGATATATTTGATCATAGCATGGCAAAGCTCTATGCAAAGGCAGTGGAGAGTGGGCCACCTGAACTCACACTCCGTACAGGTAATCTCAATGTGCCTATCATTGATCTCCACACGAGTGGTGAAAGTGAGGACAGAGAAATGGGCAATGAGCCTGACAACGGTGCTCTAGGGGGGCTTTGCCTGGCAAGCGCGAAAAAGGGCAGTGGCAGAAAGCGCAAAGAGGCTCTGAGTGGTTCACGCAAACAACAG ATAGCGGCGGCGTCTTGGTTGAGAACATTGCCTCCGATGATGACATGGACCTCGCAGGATGAGTTTCCGTGCAGGATGGTGGATTTGGCCTTGTTCGTTGCAATCCAAGTGTCGGCCTCTTCTTTCTCAGGTGATGTGAAAATACAGTCATTGCAATGA
- the LOC121752457 gene encoding uncharacterized protein LOC121752457 isoform X4, translating to MNSQKQNQDSMLRESIKHFLTSYHTGSSDFSSFESIFFRLIQTMLDPPLEITWFYAAVTFHTAKRNSPSSRVLIAKDLLRLFIRCSNLSSASKKIALLAPVVYDLYSIVCDTRAIEPHERIEVGKLVENLVSHVMVSAGVYNYGSEDAECDNAVVCFEDLVCVWTTDRGGGSCNFGETLRMFFPLLSDGTWKRMNAGCGMRELVGIVLLEVFFLRLYMSFSSGVCREDILKNTRDQAVQTIKGFRNIYFLVLNLMDYQSRGTARDDLLKRSIHNFLVECPKMVSNLSGLVSLYRGLIEKLKDPPLDIVLFYGAVVFHAYKSSSLPPPGILLVAEDLLELVNESSSLFTALRKVAVIAPIAYLLYHLELNFSARDPSLREEIGITVEGMVNYISICCSQYTEEGGQESEYLGGYIMDLVRVWMVDPARDCDKINSWEFFFPTLDNDSQPEVAVYLGYLAGVVMNETLLLRLLLKISPAIDREDLQKNMLNVAIQTIKGFQNFYFLDMLLKMLSGPTLPIVASMSNVDGVLLHKVLYDAVILVDYSFHSGRWVQSSVSQLKKLALAWVLAADRAIEFARAAGDQPRAISYLNAFKECQLVAELIKWVCNQARIFYFNTIPDVTNPRALIQWLLVLNAQGIDIFDHSMAKLYAKAVESGPPELTLRTGGLCLASAKKGSGRKRKEALSGSRKQQVKQVKLDHLGSAVRNNFLSLSGGGGPDSGGVLVENIASDDDMDLAG from the exons ATGAACTCTCAGAAACAAAATCAGGATTCCATGTTGAGAGAATCGATCAAGCACTTCTTAACTTCATACCACACCGGCAGCTCGGATTTCTCCTCTTTCGAGTCCATTTTCTTCCGTTTGATCCAGACAATGCTCGACCCCCCACTCGAAATCACTTGGTTCTACGCCGCAGTCACATTTCACACCGCGAAGCGGAACAGTCCCTCCTCTAGGGTGCTGATAGCTAAGGATTTGTTGAGATTATTCATTCGGTGCTCTAATTTGAGTAGCGCGTCGAAGAAGATTGCGCTGTTGGCCCCTGTTGTATATGATTTGTACagtattgtgtgtgatactagGGCGATCGAGCCGCACGAGAGGATTGAGGTTGGGAAATTGGTGGAGAATTTGGTTTCCCACGTGATGGTATCTGCTGGGGTTTACAATTACGGGAGTGAGGATGCAGAGTGTGATAATGCTGTAGTGTGTTTCGAGGATTTGGTCTGTGTTTGGACTACTGATCGAGGTGGGGGGAGTTGCAACTTTGGCGAAACTTTGAGGATGTTCTTCCCTCTTTTGAGTGACGGAACTTGGAAGAGGATGAATGCTGGTTGTGGGATGCGGGAGCTCGTGGGGATCGTTCTGTTGGAAGTGTTCTTTCTAAGGCTTTACATGAGTTTTAGTTCCGGGGTGTGTAGAGAGGATATCCTGAAGAATACACGAGACCAAGCTGTTCAAACAATCAAGGGGTTCCGGAACATCTACTTTTTAG TCTTGAATCTGATGGATTATCAAAGCCGAGGGACAGCTCGTGATGATTTACTCAAACGTTCAATTCACAATTTCTTAGTTGAGTGTCCCAAAATGGTATCAAATCTCTCTGGTTTGGTATCACTGTATCGTGGATTGATTGAGAAGTTAAAGGATCCGCCTCTTGATATTGTGTTATTTTATGGTGCTGTTGTATTTCACGCCTATAAATCAAGCAGTCTGCCGCCCCCAGGGATATTATTGGTTGCTGAGGACTTGCTTGAACTAGTAAATGAATCCTCAAGTTTATTCACCGCATTAAGGaaggttgctgtgattgctccTATTGCTTATCTTCTGTATCACCTAGAGCTTAATTTTTCGGCCAGGGATCCATCCCTCAGAGAAGAGATTGGGATTACTGTAGAGGGAATGGTAAATTACATTAGCATTTGTTGTTCTCAGTATACAGAAGAAGGAGGTCAGGAGTCAGAATATTTAGGGGGTTATATAATGGATTTAGTAAGGGTATGGATGGTGGATCCAGCCAGGGATTGTGACAAAATCAACAGTTGGGAATTTTTCTTTCCTACTTTGGATAATGATTCTCAACCGGAAGTTGCTGTCTACTTGGGTTACCTCGCTGGGGTTGTCATGAATGAGACTCTATTGTTGAGGTTGCTTCTGAAAATCTCTCCTGCAATTGATAGAGAAGACTTGCAGAAAAATATGCTGAATGTGGCTATTCAGACAATAAAGGGGTTtcagaatttctattttctag ATATGCTCCTCAAGATGCTATCAGGACCCACCTTGCCTATTGTAGCCTCAATG AGCAATGTAGATGGAGTTCTTCTACATAAAGTGTTATATGATGCTGTTATTTTGGTCGACTATTCATTTCATTCCGGGAGGTGGGTCCAGTCATCTGTCAGTCAATTGAAGAAGTTGGCACTAGCATGGGTGTTGGCTGCTGACCGCGCCATTGAGTTTGCTAG GGCTGCAGGAGATCAACCTCGGGCCATTTCTTACCTTAATGCTTTCAAAGAATGTCAATTGGTGGCTGAGTTAATAAAGTGGGTCTGTAATCAAGCTAGAATTTTTTACTTTAATACCATACCCGACGTCACCAATCCCAGAGCTCTAATCC AGTGGCTATTGGTCCTTAATGCTCAGGGGATTGATATATTTGATCATAGCATGGCAAAGCTCTATGCAAAGGCAGTGGAGAGTGGGCCACCTGAACTCACACTCCGTACAG GGGGGCTTTGCCTGGCAAGCGCGAAAAAGGGCAGTGGCAGAAAGCGCAAAGAGGCTCTGAGTGGTTCACGCAAACAACAGGTGAAGCAGGTCAAGCTCGATCATCTTGGAAGTGCTGTTAGGAACAATTTCTTATCTTTATCCGGTGGTGGTGGACCAGATAGCGGCGGCGTCTTGGTTGAGAACATTGCCTCCGATGATGACATGGACCTCGCAGGATGA